The following coding sequences are from one Malaciobacter pacificus window:
- a CDS encoding nitrate- and nitrite sensing domain-containing protein — protein sequence MNSLKLKNKIFFVLLLPLISICILSILIIFENIEQQNKIKETSSYLKISQAVSSLIYQFQIERNISNKYLNSYGERYKKNLLAQVENTINTEIELENSFKEFDNDKSFIKEYKQKKEELKVLRDDVLSLRVDESTLLNFYDEKIKNLFLFLDELILHSTDSKISKLIQSYVALSNLIDKSFKEKQ from the coding sequence ATGAATAGTTTAAAATTAAAAAATAAGATTTTTTTTGTACTCTTACTACCTCTAATAAGTATCTGTATATTATCAATCTTAATTATTTTTGAGAATATTGAACAACAAAATAAGATAAAGGAAACTAGTTCTTATTTAAAAATATCTCAAGCAGTTTCATCTTTAATTTACCAGTTTCAAATTGAGAGGAACATATCAAATAAATATTTAAATTCTTATGGAGAAAGATATAAAAAGAATTTATTAGCCCAAGTTGAAAACACAATTAATACTGAAATTGAATTAGAAAATAGCTTTAAAGAGTTTGATAATGATAAAAGTTTTATAAAAGAGTATAAACAAAAAAAAGAAGAGTTAAAAGTTTTAAGGGATGATGTTTTATCTTTAAGAGTTGATGAATCAACTTTATTAAATTTTTATGATGAAAAAATTAAAAATCTTTTTCTGTTTTTAGACGAATTAATACTTCATTCAACTGACTCAAAAATATCAAAATTAATCCAATCTTATGTAGCCTTATCTAATTTAATTGATAAATCATTTAAAGAAAAGCAGTAA
- a CDS encoding ABC transporter substrate-binding protein: MNKFLFTMLILTINLFGLDKIKVGVLAFGTVNWELDVIKTNGLDKKYNFDLEVVKLASKNATSIAFQSKSVDVFVTDWIWVNTQRERGNDFTYYPYSKANGTLYVPIDSKAKTLLDLSGKNIGVAGGPVDKTWLLLRAYSKLKYNKDLIDIVKPTFAAPPILMKKVLDGSLDGAINFWHFNAKLKAKGAKEFIDISNVFEELGVHSSIPMIGWTFRVEDIQKNEKLYKSFILATHEAKELLLSSNKEWERLKPLMNVKDEKTFEALKEGYKLGIVKELNEKSKKDLSKVFNILLKEGGERLMGSSKYLQDETFWNFKK; encoded by the coding sequence ATGAACAAGTTTTTATTTACAATGTTAATACTAACAATAAATTTATTTGGATTAGATAAAATAAAAGTTGGTGTATTAGCATTTGGTACTGTTAATTGGGAGTTAGATGTAATTAAAACTAATGGTTTAGATAAGAAGTATAATTTTGATTTAGAAGTAGTAAAACTTGCTTCTAAAAATGCTACATCTATAGCATTCCAATCTAAAAGTGTAGATGTTTTTGTAACTGATTGGATCTGGGTAAATACCCAAAGAGAAAGAGGTAATGACTTTACATATTACCCTTACTCTAAAGCAAATGGAACACTATATGTTCCAATTGATAGTAAAGCAAAAACACTTTTAGATTTATCAGGTAAAAATATAGGTGTTGCAGGTGGTCCTGTAGATAAAACATGGTTACTTCTTAGAGCATATAGTAAACTTAAATATAATAAAGACTTAATTGATATAGTAAAACCTACATTTGCAGCACCACCTATTTTGATGAAAAAAGTGCTAGATGGTTCTTTAGATGGAGCTATAAATTTTTGGCATTTTAATGCAAAACTAAAGGCAAAAGGTGCAAAAGAGTTCATTGATATTTCTAATGTATTTGAAGAATTAGGTGTACATAGTAGTATTCCAATGATTGGATGGACATTTAGAGTTGAAGATATACAAAAAAATGAAAAACTATATAAATCTTTTATTTTAGCTACACATGAGGCTAAAGAATTACTACTTTCAAGTAATAAGGAGTGGGAGAGACTAAAGCCACTAATGAATGTTAAAGATGAAAAAACTTTTGAAGCATTAAAAGAAGGGTATAAATTAGGTATAGTAAAAGAGTTAAATGAAAAATCAAAAAAAGATTTATCAAAAGTTTTTAATATATTACTAAAAGAAGGTGGGGAGAGACTTATGGGGTCGAGTAAATATTTACAAGATGAAACTTTTTGGAATTTTAAAAAATAG
- a CDS encoding transposase has protein sequence MRKYSQEFKDSTVQLIINNNENVKDIAKDLDLNPKTLYAWVTAYKKEHNIPMRNIEIKSTLKESEAEELKRLRKENKILKQERDILKKATAYFAKETL, from the coding sequence ATGAGAAAATATAGTCAAGAGTTTAAAGACTCAACAGTACAATTAATTATTAACAATAATGAAAATGTAAAAGATATAGCAAAAGATTTAGATTTAAATCCAAAAACATTATATGCATGGGTTACTGCATATAAAAAAGAACATAATATTCCAATGAGGAATATTGAAATAAAAAGTACACTCAAAGAGAGTGAAGCTGAAGAGCTTAAACGCTTACGTAAAGAGAATAAGATTTTAAAGCAAGAAAGGGATATATTAAAAAAAGCAACAGCATACTTCGCAAAAGAAACTCTATAA
- a CDS encoding methyl-accepting chemotaxis protein produces the protein MIDRTKLKLENINLLLNNYTSNNYTFELNDIQKKGMYGDFGIVYNSTTLLAQTTSQLIAMITNAGKELNDNTTTLATSSYNLSIAANQQASSLEQTAASLEEITNNLKNNSHSINKMSNIADELNISSQNGANLANQTSDSMSEINDKVLAISEAIAIIDKIAFQTNILSLNAAVEAATAGEAGKGFAVVAAEVRNLASRSADAANEIKLLVSDATSKANEGKNIANNMIEGYKTLSSKISETKEIIDEVTHFSKEQEEGIIQINQTINQLDQATQNNASTANEIDTLSNQVAKLSHRLLQITSKANIKDIYYEMVNDIDFLNQVSKYKNDHINFKKNNYKVLDSYENSTVVDCKSCNMGKWIISCENNHNYFTKTKYWDELKQSHQLVHNEVQNYISSNHKKVDNSKLKVIAKDIESYTFEVFDKLDKVVLLNSKNKLN, from the coding sequence ATGATTGATAGAACTAAATTAAAACTTGAAAATATCAACCTATTACTTAACAACTATACTTCTAATAACTATACTTTTGAATTAAATGACATTCAAAAGAAAGGCATGTACGGTGACTTTGGTATTGTTTATAATTCAACTACACTATTAGCTCAAACAACATCTCAATTAATAGCTATGATTACAAATGCAGGTAAAGAGTTAAATGATAACACAACTACACTAGCAACATCATCATATAATTTATCAATTGCAGCTAACCAACAAGCTTCATCATTAGAGCAAACTGCTGCATCACTTGAAGAGATAACTAATAACCTTAAAAATAATAGTCACAGTATTAATAAAATGAGTAACATTGCAGATGAGTTAAATATCTCTTCTCAAAATGGAGCAAATCTAGCAAATCAGACTTCTGATTCTATGAGTGAAATAAATGATAAAGTATTAGCTATTAGTGAAGCGATTGCAATAATAGATAAAATAGCATTTCAAACAAATATTTTATCACTAAATGCAGCTGTTGAAGCAGCAACTGCTGGTGAAGCTGGCAAAGGATTTGCTGTTGTTGCTGCTGAAGTTAGAAATTTAGCTTCAAGAAGTGCTGATGCTGCAAATGAGATTAAACTTTTAGTAAGTGATGCAACATCAAAAGCAAATGAAGGTAAAAATATTGCCAATAATATGATTGAAGGATATAAGACTTTAAGTTCTAAAATTTCTGAAACAAAAGAGATTATAGATGAGGTTACACACTTTAGTAAAGAGCAAGAAGAGGGTATTATTCAAATTAATCAAACAATAAACCAATTAGACCAGGCTACACAAAATAATGCATCAACTGCTAATGAAATTGATACTTTATCTAATCAAGTTGCTAAATTATCACATAGATTACTTCAAATTACTTCAAAGGCAAATATAAAAGATATCTATTATGAAATGGTTAATGATATTGACTTCTTAAATCAAGTTTCTAAATATAAAAATGACCATATTAATTTTAAAAAGAACAATTATAAAGTCTTAGATAGTTATGAGAATTCAACAGTTGTTGATTGTAAGTCTTGTAATATGGGTAAATGGATTATATCTTGTGAAAATAATCATAATTACTTTACTAAAACAAAATATTGGGATGAGTTAAAACAAAGTCATCAGTTAGTTCATAATGAGGTTCAAAACTATATATCAAGCAATCATAAAAAAGTTGATAATTCAAAACTAAAAGTTATAGCTAAAGATATTGAAAGCTATACTTTTGAAGTTTTTGATAAATTAGATAAAGTTGTATTATTAAACTCTAAAAATAAGTTAAATTAA
- a CDS encoding leucyl aminopeptidase: protein MNIVLNKEKIENINSDLELVLIKNKKNLNSKIKKVLDEINFFSSAYNCFASQNEKKLYIYVNDKSNETFKIAFSKALNSVKSYNIDSIKLDIVQLKKELKINNIVEGILLGTYTFNKYLNDKKKNDIKIIISTYNSITKYEDLKKKLAYSLSLSNSVNYVRDIVNSAPEDYYPKVMASDALKIAEDSKINCEVYGEDYLQEVGMNAMYSVGKASRHESQLIHLSYKPKKPKAKIVLVGKGLTYDTGGLSLKRGEGMISMKCDKGGASALLGVMKFLSENDVDIEVHSILGAVENMIGGDAYKPDDVLKTYSGKTVEVTNTDAEGRLVLADCLTYAQKNIKDIDYIFDFATLTGASIGAFGGYTTAVMGYNEKIKKLITKASNKSGELVGFLPFNQFMENKLKSSIADMTNTSSNKNGGAITASLFLSNFIEKENKNKWLHFDIAGPSYRKETWGYNPYGATGCAVRLVVRFLENINK, encoded by the coding sequence ATGAATATAGTTTTAAATAAAGAAAAAATAGAGAATATTAACTCAGATTTAGAGTTAGTACTAATAAAAAATAAAAAAAATTTAAATTCTAAGATTAAAAAAGTTTTAGATGAAATAAACTTTTTTAGTTCAGCATATAATTGTTTTGCATCTCAAAATGAAAAAAAACTTTACATATATGTGAATGATAAATCAAATGAAACATTTAAAATAGCATTTAGTAAAGCTTTAAATAGCGTTAAATCATATAATATTGATTCTATAAAATTAGATATTGTTCAATTGAAAAAAGAATTAAAAATTAATAATATCGTAGAGGGCATATTATTAGGAACATATACTTTTAACAAGTATTTAAATGATAAAAAGAAAAATGATATTAAGATAATTATTTCTACATACAATTCTATTACAAAATATGAAGATTTAAAGAAGAAGTTAGCATACTCTTTATCTTTAAGTAATAGTGTAAATTATGTAAGAGATATAGTAAATAGTGCCCCTGAAGATTATTATCCTAAAGTTATGGCTAGTGATGCTTTAAAAATTGCAGAAGATTCTAAGATTAATTGTGAAGTTTATGGTGAAGACTATCTTCAAGAAGTTGGAATGAATGCTATGTATAGTGTTGGAAAAGCTTCAAGACATGAATCTCAGTTAATACATCTTTCTTATAAACCTAAAAAGCCTAAGGCAAAAATAGTTTTAGTAGGAAAAGGACTTACATACGATACGGGAGGACTTAGTCTAAAAAGAGGCGAAGGTATGATTTCTATGAAGTGTGATAAAGGTGGGGCTAGTGCTTTATTAGGTGTGATGAAGTTTTTAAGTGAAAATGATGTAGACATTGAAGTTCACTCTATTTTAGGTGCTGTTGAGAATATGATAGGTGGAGATGCTTATAAACCTGATGATGTACTTAAAACTTATAGTGGAAAAACTGTTGAAGTTACTAATACAGATGCTGAAGGAAGATTGGTACTTGCTGATTGTTTAACTTATGCACAAAAGAATATAAAAGATATTGATTATATTTTTGATTTTGCAACATTAACAGGAGCTAGTATTGGAGCTTTTGGAGGATATACGACGGCTGTAATGGGATATAATGAAAAGATTAAAAAATTAATTACTAAAGCTTCAAATAAATCAGGAGAGTTAGTTGGATTTTTACCTTTCAATCAATTTATGGAAAATAAATTAAAAAGTTCAATTGCAGATATGACAAATACAAGTTCAAATAAAAATGGGGGAGCAATAACAGCAAGTTTGTTTTTATCTAACTTTATTGAAAAAGAAAATAAAAATAAATGGTTACATTTTGATATAGCAGGTCCTTCATATAGAAAAGAGACATGGGGATATAATCCTTATGGTGCAACAGGATGTGCAGTGAGATTAGTTGTTAGATTCTTAGAAAATATAAATAAATAA
- the pedF gene encoding cytochrome c-550 PedF produces the protein MNKIQKIGLAALFSAVCAFGHGSVTPQAIDVEVIKKAGIPLLGEEMLEENPYKTDDKKVVEFGKIQYSENCARCHGLDAISGGVAPDLRYLEAGFDGDEWFIERFMNGAVRNGNVYMPPFKGILPQEAMWAIRTYVLSLPQPE, from the coding sequence ATGAATAAAATTCAAAAAATTGGATTAGCTGCACTATTTTCTGCAGTATGTGCATTTGGACATGGTAGTGTAACTCCACAAGCAATTGATGTTGAAGTAATCAAAAAAGCTGGAATTCCATTATTAGGTGAAGAGATGCTGGAAGAGAATCCATACAAAACTGATGATAAAAAAGTAGTTGAGTTTGGAAAAATCCAATATTCTGAAAACTGTGCTAGATGTCATGGATTAGATGCAATTTCTGGTGGAGTTGCTCCTGATTTAAGATATTTAGAAGCTGGATTTGATGGTGATGAGTGGTTTATTGAGAGATTTATGAATGGTGCAGTTAGAAATGGTAATGTTTACATGCCACCATTTAAAGGTATCTTACCACAAGAAGCTATGTGGGCAATTAGAACTTACGTTTTATCTTTACCTCAACCAGAATAA
- the fbaA gene encoding class II fructose-bisphosphate aldolase — MGALDVVNAGVLTGSEAKKLFAYAKENNFAIPAVNVVGTDSINSVLEAAAKVNSPIIVQFSNGGAGFYAGKGLKSSDAAVLGAISGANHVHTMAKAYGIPVVLHTDHAARKLLPWIDGLIEASRENFKKTGRPLFTSHMLDLSEEPLEENIGTCVEYFKTMNELDMMIEIELGITGGEEDGVDNSDVDNALLYTQPEEVCYAYEELSKVSENFTIAASFGNVHGVYKPGNVVLSPKILDNSQKFITEKHSTDSKPVDFVFHGGSGSELSEIREAIDYGVIKMNIDTDTQWATWDGVRGFVAKNHDYLQGQIGNPEGEDKPNKSYYDPRKWLRAGQESMIARLEVAFFDLNCLNKN; from the coding sequence ATGGGTGCATTAGATGTAGTAAATGCGGGAGTATTAACAGGTAGTGAAGCAAAAAAACTTTTTGCTTATGCAAAAGAGAACAACTTTGCTATTCCAGCTGTAAATGTTGTAGGAACTGATTCTATAAATTCAGTTTTAGAAGCAGCAGCTAAAGTAAATTCACCAATTATTGTTCAGTTTTCAAATGGAGGAGCAGGATTTTATGCTGGAAAAGGTTTAAAATCTTCTGATGCTGCAGTATTAGGTGCAATTAGTGGAGCTAATCATGTTCATACTATGGCAAAAGCTTATGGGATTCCAGTAGTTTTACACACTGACCATGCTGCAAGAAAACTTTTACCATGGATTGATGGTTTAATTGAAGCTAGTAGAGAAAACTTCAAAAAGACTGGAAGACCTTTATTTACTTCACATATGTTAGATTTATCAGAAGAGCCATTAGAAGAGAATATTGGAACATGTGTTGAGTATTTTAAAACTATGAATGAACTTGATATGATGATTGAAATCGAGTTAGGAATTACTGGTGGAGAAGAGGATGGTGTTGATAACTCTGATGTTGATAATGCACTTTTATATACTCAACCAGAAGAAGTATGCTATGCATATGAAGAGTTAAGTAAAGTTAGTGAAAACTTCACTATTGCTGCATCTTTTGGAAATGTACATGGTGTTTATAAACCAGGAAATGTAGTATTATCTCCAAAAATTTTAGATAACTCACAAAAATTTATTACTGAAAAACACTCAACTGATTCAAAACCAGTTGATTTTGTATTCCATGGTGGATCTGGTTCTGAGTTATCAGAAATCAGAGAAGCAATTGATTATGGTGTAATTAAAATGAATATTGATACAGATACTCAATGGGCAACTTGGGATGGAGTTAGAGGTTTTGTAGCTAAAAACCATGATTATTTACAAGGTCAAATTGGTAACCCAGAAGGTGAAGATAAACCAAATAAATCATACTATGACCCAAGAAAATGGCTAAGAGCTGGTCAAGAGTCTATGATTGCTAGACTTGAAGTAGCATTTTTTGATTTAAATTGCTTAAATAAAAACTAA
- a CDS encoding substrate-binding periplasmic protein: MKILKSSILLILLTLFAHARSIEDIQKSGEMVIAVYENFPPYSFIKDGKLTGIDVDLGKKLAASLDVKPVFYQTGTDETLSDDLRNTLWKGNLIHRNKADVMFRVPYDYDYLRLTDDYTGELINERVSIRGPYQSERWVIATHKKVIPEFKNLAIFAYHTIGVELDALPDLHLSAFARGLIRENVKHYFKYEDAVKDFLSGKIDAIAGLKSQLEYYLDYNNNQDKYFMSDSIPQVKSKWDLAVAVDSEFRPLSYHIDGLLHEEYENGNIAKIFEKYGVKYQAPIAKTVE, translated from the coding sequence ATGAAAATTCTTAAGTCATCGATTTTATTAATCTTACTTACTCTTTTTGCTCACGCAAGAAGTATAGAAGATATTCAAAAAAGTGGAGAAATGGTAATAGCAGTTTATGAAAACTTTCCTCCTTATTCATTTATTAAAGATGGAAAGTTAACTGGAATCGATGTAGATTTAGGTAAAAAACTTGCAGCTTCACTTGATGTAAAACCTGTATTTTATCAAACAGGTACAGATGAAACACTATCAGATGACTTAAGAAATACACTTTGGAAAGGTAACCTTATACATAGGAATAAAGCTGATGTAATGTTTAGAGTTCCTTATGATTATGACTATTTAAGACTAACAGATGATTATACTGGTGAATTAATCAATGAAAGAGTCTCAATTAGAGGACCTTACCAAAGTGAAAGATGGGTTATTGCAACTCATAAAAAAGTAATACCAGAGTTTAAAAACTTGGCTATATTTGCCTATCATACAATTGGAGTAGAACTTGATGCATTACCTGATTTACATTTATCTGCATTTGCGAGAGGTTTAATAAGGGAGAATGTTAAGCATTACTTTAAGTATGAAGATGCAGTAAAAGATTTTTTATCAGGAAAAATTGATGCAATTGCAGGATTAAAATCACAACTTGAATACTATTTAGATTACAACAACAATCAAGATAAATACTTCATGAGTGATAGTATTCCTCAAGTTAAATCTAAATGGGATTTAGCAGTTGCAGTAGATAGTGAATTTAGACCATTAAGTTACCACATAGATGGTTTACTTCATGAAGAGTATGAAAATGGCAATATAGCTAAAATCTTTGAAAAATATGGAGTTAAATACCAGGCACCAATTGCAAAGACTGTTGAATAA
- a CDS encoding thiosulfate oxidation carrier protein SoxY yields MKHIFFFILVFLATTASAKNPIISPTFDDLVKSIIGEEEYIFDDKNITIKVPSFADNPVQVPIYVDATKIKDAKRLIIFADLNPIAQIVDMPTTKLLPIFSSNIKVAQETPLRALVQDSSGLWHVGSANIHSNGGGCDISSQASQNSEFSKFLGQTKGQVFDKKGITRIKASVFHPMETGLIFGNTKFFVDTILIKDGNSLIDEIKLTPAISENPRFIFETKNKYTNLNILFKDNDANSFELKF; encoded by the coding sequence ATGAAACATATATTCTTCTTCATCCTAGTATTTTTAGCAACTACCGCAAGTGCTAAAAATCCAATTATATCTCCAACATTTGACGACTTAGTAAAATCCATAATTGGTGAAGAGGAATATATCTTTGATGATAAAAATATCACAATTAAAGTTCCTAGTTTTGCAGACAATCCTGTTCAAGTTCCAATTTATGTTGATGCAACAAAAATTAAAGATGCCAAAAGACTTATTATTTTTGCAGATTTAAATCCAATTGCTCAAATTGTTGATATGCCAACAACTAAACTACTTCCTATTTTTTCATCAAATATAAAAGTAGCTCAAGAAACACCATTAAGAGCTTTAGTTCAAGACTCAAGTGGATTATGGCATGTTGGAAGTGCGAACATTCATAGTAATGGAGGAGGATGTGACATCTCTTCTCAAGCATCACAAAATAGCGAATTTTCTAAATTCTTAGGACAAACAAAAGGTCAAGTTTTTGATAAAAAAGGTATTACTAGAATTAAAGCTTCTGTTTTTCATCCAATGGAAACTGGTCTAATATTTGGTAATACAAAATTCTTTGTTGATACGATCTTAATTAAAGATGGAAATAGTTTAATTGATGAGATTAAATTAACTCCTGCAATTAGTGAAAACCCTAGATTTATCTTCGAAACGAAAAATAAATACACTAATTTAAATATTCTTTTTAAAGATAATGATGCAAATAGTTTTGAGTTGAAATTCTAA
- a CDS encoding IS3 family transposase, which produces MKYAWIQKHTKSFNINKMCKILKVNRASYYHWVKAGCIVKKVDIQLNELVKSIFVFGRNNYGSRRIQDKLKELYGLIVSRRRISTIMKDLNLKVNIKRRYKNTTDSNHNLPIAPNILNRDFYASNPNEKYVGDITYIPTGEGWLYLATVIDLYSRKVVGWSIDDSMKVSLVNDALDMAIKHRNPPKGLIWHTDRGSQYASYSHKDLLQKYGIIQSMSRKGNCWDNAVAESFFKSLKNELIYQKYFYTKKQAKQEIFEYIEFYYNRTRSHSYLGNLSPVRFEEINLMLQNEIAA; this is translated from the coding sequence ATAAAGTATGCCTGGATACAAAAACATACAAAGAGTTTCAATATCAATAAAATGTGTAAAATTCTAAAAGTAAATAGAGCTTCATATTATCATTGGGTAAAAGCTGGTTGTATTGTAAAAAAAGTAGATATTCAACTTAATGAACTTGTAAAATCTATATTTGTTTTTGGTAGAAATAATTATGGCAGTAGAAGAATTCAAGATAAACTAAAAGAACTCTATGGGCTTATTGTATCAAGAAGACGTATTTCTACTATTATGAAAGATTTGAATCTAAAAGTGAATATTAAAAGAAGATATAAAAATACTACAGATTCAAATCATAATCTACCAATAGCACCAAATATTTTAAATAGAGATTTTTATGCTTCAAATCCTAATGAGAAATATGTTGGTGATATTACTTATATTCCTACTGGAGAGGGATGGTTGTATCTTGCAACTGTAATTGATTTATATTCAAGAAAAGTTGTTGGATGGTCTATTGATGATAGTATGAAAGTATCACTTGTAAATGATGCTTTAGATATGGCAATTAAACATAGAAATCCACCTAAAGGACTTATTTGGCATACAGATCGAGGAAGTCAATATGCTTCTTATAGTCATAAAGATTTATTGCAAAAATATGGAATAATTCAAAGTATGAGTAGGAAAGGAAATTGTTGGGATAATGCAGTAGCAGAGAGTTTTTTTAAATCATTAAAAAATGAGTTAATTTATCAGAAATATTTCTATACTAAAAAACAAGCAAAACAAGAGATTTTTGAGTATATTGAGTTTTATTATAATAGAACAAGATCACATAGTTATCTTGGAAATTTATCACCTGTTAGATTTGAAGAAATCAATTTGATGTTACAAAATGAAATAGCTGCATAG
- a CDS encoding quinoprotein relay system zinc metallohydrolase 1 — protein MKKLISLTTLTVCGFAFEFDLKPIKVSENSYYFEGKKEYFSPSNGGDISNSAFIITKDSVILIDTGSTVEYAKQLKEKIKTITNKPIKYVINTHHHPDHFLGNYVFKNVNIYGTTYTLNEIKSHGELYVSNMANLIEDTAYTTKSLSPNKVLKEGTLKLNNYELEVYLYDGHTKSDVVIFDKNTKTLYTSDLIFNQRALATPHADLQKWIKTLEKLKKFDFKTLVPGHGAVAYSKNVIDENINYLTFLDNRLKNSVEEGLDTFEILSLDVPNEFKNYSLFTQEYERSIINLYPSYEKKF, from the coding sequence ATGAAAAAGTTAATATCACTTACAACACTAACTGTTTGTGGTTTTGCTTTTGAATTTGATTTAAAACCTATAAAAGTATCTGAAAACAGCTACTACTTTGAAGGTAAAAAAGAGTATTTCTCACCTTCAAATGGTGGGGACATCTCTAATAGTGCATTTATTATAACTAAAGATAGTGTTATTCTTATTGATACAGGTTCTACTGTAGAGTATGCAAAGCAATTAAAAGAAAAGATTAAAACAATTACGAATAAACCCATAAAATATGTAATAAATACACATCATCACCCTGATCACTTCTTGGGTAATTATGTATTTAAAAATGTAAATATTTATGGTACAACTTATACACTAAATGAAATAAAAAGCCATGGAGAATTGTATGTAAGTAATATGGCAAACTTAATAGAAGATACTGCTTATACTACAAAATCATTATCTCCAAATAAAGTATTAAAAGAAGGTACTTTAAAACTTAATAACTATGAACTAGAGGTTTATTTATATGATGGACATACAAAAAGTGATGTTGTAATTTTTGATAAAAATACAAAAACTTTATATACATCAGATTTAATATTTAATCAAAGAGCTCTAGCAACTCCCCATGCTGATTTACAAAAATGGATAAAAACATTAGAAAAATTAAAAAAATTTGATTTTAAAACATTAGTTCCAGGTCATGGAGCAGTGGCTTACTCAAAAAATGTAATTGATGAAAATATTAATTATTTAACTTTCTTAGATAATAGATTAAAAAACTCTGTAGAAGAAGGTTTAGATACTTTTGAGATACTCTCTTTAGATGTTCCTAATGAGTTTAAAAACTATTCATTATTTACACAAGAGTATGAGAGAAGTATAATTAACTTATATCCCTCATACGAAAAAAAATTTTAA
- a CDS encoding ABC transporter permease, translating into MNQTKVVSIILFIIIWQAISIFVNSSVFPSVVDIVGDLMKHLGDGDLLFHLGVTLKRVFIAFSIAMIIGIFIGILMGVSRKIDDLFDFLLVLGLNIPALVTIVVCYIWFGLTDFAALLAVIINKVPIIVVNVREGTKAIERKYLNLAKVYNVSKKETFFKVFLPQIYPYIMASTRLSLSLIWKIVLVVELLGRSDGIGFKISMFFQYFNITSILAYSLAFVIVILLIENYILKPIENKISAWK; encoded by the coding sequence TTGAATCAAACAAAAGTTGTATCGATTATTTTATTTATAATTATTTGGCAAGCCATATCTATATTTGTAAACTCTTCTGTCTTTCCAAGTGTTGTTGATATAGTTGGTGATTTAATGAAACATTTAGGTGATGGGGATTTACTCTTTCATCTAGGAGTTACCCTAAAAAGAGTTTTTATAGCTTTTAGTATTGCTATGATTATAGGAATATTTATAGGAATTCTTATGGGAGTTTCAAGAAAAATAGATGATTTGTTTGATTTTCTATTAGTTCTTGGTTTAAACATTCCAGCTTTAGTTACTATTGTTGTTTGTTATATTTGGTTTGGATTAACTGATTTTGCAGCACTATTGGCAGTTATTATAAATAAAGTTCCTATTATTGTTGTAAATGTTAGAGAGGGTACAAAAGCAATAGAAAGAAAGTATTTAAATCTTGCAAAAGTTTATAATGTATCTAAAAAAGAGACTTTTTTTAAAGTTTTTTTACCACAAATTTACCCATATATTATGGCTTCAACAAGATTATCTTTATCTTTAATTTGGAAGATAGTATTAGTAGTAGAACTATTAGGAAGAAGTGATGGGATAGGGTTTAAAATATCAATGTTTTTCCAATATTTTAACATTACATCAATTTTAGCATATTCACTAGCTTTTGTTATAGTAATTTTATTGATTGAAAATTATATTTTAAAACCAATTGAGAATAAAATAAGTGCATGGAAATAG